A window of Bacillus toyonensis BCT-7112 genomic DNA:
TGCTAATGTCATCCCGAGAACTCGCTGGAATACATCTAATTCCCCTTTACATACTTGCATCATTTTTCGATTTCCAAGTGGGTACGCAAACGCCGCAATGAGAACAGGAACTACACATAAAATGGTTTCACGAATTCCTAAAGAAGAAGCATGTTCTACTTGCATGAGTACAACACCGAATAAAATAATACCCGACATTACTAATTCTTTCATCGGAAGTTTTTTATGTAATGGGTCTACCGCAAAAAATGGTGTTAACAAAATCCCTGCGACTATCGTAATTTGCCATGTTGATGCAACAAGCCACCCTGGTCCAAATGCGCCAGCAAAACTAAGTGGTGCATAAAAAAGACCAAAACCTACAATACTCCATACCAACCATTCTTTCGGATTGTTTTTCATATATTGAAAGAGTTGCTTTAAGTTGCCTCTATACATGACAATAAGTAGTAGCATTGGTACCATAAAGTAATACCGTAATGATGCACTCCAAATCCAACTTCCACCTTCTAAGTCCATCGCCCGGTTTAAAACAAAGGTAAAGGCAAAGAAAAATGATGCCAATATCCCTATTGCAATTGCTTTCATTATAAAACCCCTTGTTTAGTTTCTTCTTAATACTATACAACAAAATGAATATAATTAAAATTCACGCACTTTAACTTACATGTAATCTAGCTCTATATAATTTTCTTAACTGACCAATATGCGCTTGATGATACCGATTATGATCAGCTATATGCCATATGCCCCATCTTATTGTCGCATTTTCGCCCTTTTCATAAAAAACTTCCCGTGTTAAATCATTTTCTGTTAGTTTCATACATTCTTCATAAAGTGAAACTTTAATCAGTGGGGGTTTTGTTCATCCCCCACTGATTATTAGTTTAACCAATCGGGCTGCCCGTTAATGCGGGATAAAACAATTGTTGCACTGCTTCATAATCTTGCATTAACTCTTGTAACGTGTGTTTTCTTAAAACTGGCAGTTCTCCCACTTCATTCAACATAGGCCCATATTTATTTTTTAGTGCAGTGGAACTTCTTCTCCCTTTAAGCGATACACCCAATGTAAATCGACAACTGCTAAATGCTGAAGTAGCTGTCCGATGCTATTTTCATTATTTTCAGACCCTTTAAAAGATAATTCCTTCTCTTCAGTACTTTCTACTAAATTTCGCAATCGTATATATGTATCTCGAACCGTTGCATACAAAATTGCTACTTGCGGATTCATGTTTTTTTCTAAATAAAGATCTTTCATGATAAACTCCGTCCTTTAAAGGAACAGCACCATATGTTCATCATCACTGTACGCACCATTAATCTTTATAGCCCTTTTTTCAATTCCATATGTTTTAAAGCCCATTGATTCGTACAAATTTTTTGCTGGTTCGTTTGTAGATACAACACCTAATGTCAATTGCTCTAGTTGTATATCCCGCGCTCTTTGAATTGCATTTGCAATTAGCTCACGTGCCAACCCGTTTCGTCTGTTTTGTGCGTCTACATACATCGCAACGATATGGCCTTTATGCTTATATGCTACTTTCTCTTCCGTTAGTAAAGTGACTACACCAATTAATTTTTCTTCATTAAACGCGCCAAGTGTACAACTAATAGTAGATGTTAAATTCCCTTCAACTCGCTCAATAGGATTTTCCTGACGAATCGCCTCTTCATAAGTTGTTATAAACGCCTCTGGGTTTACTTGTAATGCTTGTAAACGTAAATCCCAATATTTTTTTGCATCTTCTTTCGTAAGTAATCGAATCATGTATCTCTACCCCTTTTTAATTTACATAATATTTTTATAAACCACTAATTATAGATTGATATTCTTCTTTTAACATACTATAACGATAGCGATGAATGAACTTCTTTTGACGTAACCGATCATTTCTCATTAGTCCTTCACAAACAAAGCCAGCCTTTTCATAACTCTTTCTAGCTTGTAAATTATCCTCATCTACACGTAGCCAAACTTTCTCCAATTCGAAATCAAAGAATCCCAGTTGTAATATACTATATAGAGATGCTATTCCATACCCTGTTCCCCAATACTCTTTATCCCCAATCGTAATTCCTAGTTCCGCATTTTTATTTGTTTTGTCAAAATTTTTAAGGTCTACCCAGCCAATGTGTATATTGTTTTCTGTAACGATAGCCCTTTGTTCATAACCATTCTTTCGACTTATGCATGCTTCAATCCATTTTCTCGTATCTTCACGAGTGAACGGAGGATATTGATCTGGTACGACTAAGTGTTTTGTCACTTCTGTATCTAATGACCATTGATATCGATCTTCTACATCCTCTAGTGTCAATTCCCTTAATTGAACGAATGGTATTTTCATTTTACTATCCCCTTTTTATTTGCCAATAGAAAATCCTTCGAACACTCTTCCTCCGTATAGTTCTAACGTCTTTTCTGTAAAATTAATTAATACATTTTTATCACCGTTTTTATAAAAATGATCAAAAGCCGCTACAAATTGTTCTGCATAATGGTCATCATATCTTCTTAAAACTCTAATAAACCATTTTGAATTTCCAAGCCATTGGCCATTTACTCTTAATACATATTCATGTATTAATTCCGCTAATAAATTAGCAATGAATAGTTCTTCTTCTCTTTTTGATGCACCAATGAAGTCATCCAAAGTATCCGAAATAAAATAGCGCTTCTGTTTCATCGTTTCTTCGGTCCATTTATCTGGTCCTTTAATTAGTAAATCGTTCGCTTCTTTTTTTAATTTCTCAACAATTTCACTTTCCCCTTTTAATACAATTCCTTCTGAAACTAATTGAGGTAGAGAAGGTCGCCCGCGATCACAATCCATTTAAAAAAAGGTTTTATACGTTACAAAATTATGTACAAATACTTCAACGGGCCATCCATTACTATAGAAGGATTCTCTATAACAAGATGACAAACTTTGATCGACTATAACAATATCAAGGTCAGATGTTTTTGTCGCTTCTCCTCGTACAACGCTTCCTCCCAGTAAAGCTACATCACAATTCGGAAATTGTGATGTAATTATGCTTTGTGCCGCTTCAATTGGTTTCATTTTCTTTTCTCCTTCGCTTATTTTACTTTCTTTTTTCTGCTCTTTCTCGAGCCTTTTTTATATACGGTTCTGCATCTGGTGTTTTACATGACGTTGCACCGTGATCAATTTTTACTTTTCCAATTTCACGAGCAATTTCAATTGCTTGTTGCTCTAAAGCTTCATTTCGAATCCCTATCGCAATTAAAGCGCTATTCATTGCTTCTCTTTTTCTATTTTTTTCATTATGTATATGAACTTTAATCTCTTCTAAATACGGCATGAAGAAGTTATCGTCTAACTTTTTATTTTTTATTGCGATATTCGCTAATAATGACCAACCTGCTCTCCCGATCCATTCATCATCAGATTTCGTCCATTCGTCCATTCTTTCTATTGCGATTGGCGACGTACATATAGCTGTCATAAGAACGTCCATTAAACAATAATAATCAACATCCCTAATCCAACTATTCAGCTGTTCTGATGTTACATTCTTCGGTTCTAAAATATACGTTGCTAAAGTCATTGCATCCATATTTTTTGTTTCCCATAATGAAATTGCTAAATCATGATCTTTTTTTATCTTCTTTTTTAATAATTTTAAATTTGCAAAACTGACTCCGAATAGCGGCTCTTTCGCCCCATGATTTTTATACGTTTTTCGATTTTGTTCCGTTCCATATTTCTCTAGTTGCTGCATGACCTCTTCAAGTAGCATTTGTCCACCTCTTTTATGTTTTCTGTTGACTTCATATAGGTATGTACGATATATTCTACATTATTTTTTGATTTTCCTATATTTATTTTTAAAATACGGTATGTGAAATTTTAAATATACTACGCAATCACACCATGAAAAACCTACACATTGTAAACATGCAGGTTTTTCATGGTATCAAATTTCCATAAAATAAGAAATAAACGAAGGAACCACCTTTGGTTCGTTCTCTCAATAATTTATCTCCGCTATATTTTGGCTAAACTCTTTACATCTGACCACTCTTCTATAGAACCTGCATCCGGAAAAACGGTAACTACATTAAAATTCGCACCTTTTTCTTTTCCTAATTGTTTTGCAGCTAATAAGTTTGCTGCCGCAGACGTTCCTATTTTCATACCAGTAGCCTTATAAAAACGGGCCATTTCATACAAGGTTTCTTCATATGAATAAGTCCATTGCTTTTCTATCAAATTGTCTTCCTTTTCTATGAAATGTTGTTTCCGTCCTAGACCGAATCCACCTGATCCTGCATATTTCTTTAAAGCATTTGGCGGTTGTTCAGATCCATATGGTAATTCGGCAGGCATTACTAAATGTAGCTCAACATTTTTTGTATACTTCTTTACTGCTTTATAGACCCCAATTAGAGTTCCACCAGTACCAGCGGATGCTACCCATGCGTGTATTGGTTTTCCGTTCATTTGTGCAATAATTTCTCGGCCTGTTCCTTCTATATGACTTAATAAATTTGCATTATTATAATGTTGGAACAAAAAGTATAACTCTTGTTTTTGTTTGCTAATCTCTATTGTCTTCTCAATTACAGCGTAAAATCCCTTACATTTATCAACTAAGATTACGTTAGCACCATAATATTCGAGTTCATTTAATAGAGATTGACCAGTTGCAGAACTTAACACTAACGTGCATTCAATCCCTAAATAATAACAAAGATAGCCAATTGACCTCGCTAAGCTTCCACCACTATACTCTAAAATATGTTGTTTTTTGTTCGCTTCTTGTAAATATTTATTGATCATTCCAAGTGCTGCTCTATCCTTAATCGATCCTGTAGGGTTGTGCCATTCACATTTAGCATAGATTGAAAGATTCTTCGTTTCTTCGCATTCTAATTTAATGAGAGGGGTATTTCCAACATTTTTAGAAAACTCTTCAAAATGGTTTACTATCATACTTTTATACCTCCGTCATACATCATATTTATAACATTTGTTCTTAGTCAAAATACTTTCTATATTTCAATTACGCTATTAACTATATTTTCCTATAAAAAATCCCTACAAACGTTGTAGGGATTTTTGTCTAAATCATTTTGTTGCACTCTATTACATACGAAAAGAACTTCTTTATTCAAATGCATTCATAAGCACAATTCTCCAGCCATCTGGATCCTCTATTGTAGTACCTTTCTCTATCCAATACGGATTTTCCGGTTCCACCTCATGGTAGCCCATTTCACTTAACCGATTCGCGATTATTTCAATTTCATCTTTATTCGGCATATAAAAAACTAGTAAATTATCTTTTGTCGGTGCTGGGCATGGGCTTCCATTTACATGCGTAGTAAACTCCAAATGGTACTCTTCACCCGGTAATCCAAACATAACCCCGTCATATCCTTCATGATTGTGAAATTCCCCTATACGTTTTAACCCTAATCCTGTTTCGTAAAAACTTATAACTTCTTCAAATTTATCTGTTGGTCTTGCAATTCTAAATTGAACCCAATTCTTCATGCAAATCTCCTCCTTTTCATTTTCCAAAGCTTTATAGTAGCCATTATAAGTTACATATATTTAGTTTAATATCCCTCATTAGTGTGAGAACTGCTTAAGTTGAAAGACCTATTCGTTCATACATAGTAGGACTTTAGTATAAAATTCATATAAACTTAGTTATACAAATATGGAGATAAAATAACGATTTCTTCCATATATATTATTACGTATGAAATAATTCTCCTTGTAGGGCCTTTATATATCGATCAGCAGATCTTTGTACAGCCCTATTCGCATCTTCCATCACAACACCATGAAACGCATTATACAGTCGACTAAATTGGATTCCTTTTACTTTCTCTGCCATTTTTCTAACTTTATTCGCTGGTAATGGGATAAGATTGGGATAACTATACATAAAACTTACCCATTTTCGATCCGAAACTACTTGTATAATATCACCTGATAACAAAATACCTTTCCCCTCATTACCGTCTTTCCAGTGCATAACAGTTCCACCTTTAAAATGGCCACCTAACCGATGCAATGTAAGTTCTTCCGATAATATCAAATGTTCCCCAGACCAAAATTTAATTTGCTTACTCGGGCGGACCACCCATTCTTTATCATCTTCATGAATATAGATAGGTATATGAAATGTTTCCGCCCATTTTACTTGTGTAGAGTAATAATGTGGATGAGAAAGTGCTATTGCTTGAATACCACCTAAATCATATATACGTTGTATCGTTTTATCATCTAAATAACTAATACAATCCCACAAAACATTTAGAGTTTTACTTTGTATTAAAAATGCTGTTTGTCCAATTGCAAACTTAGGTTTAGTAGTAATGCTATACAAACCAGTTTCTTCTTTTATTATTTCATTTTTGTATAAATTGCTATGTTGCATTGTTTCTAATGTTGTCCATGACTGCCCCATTGGATTCATATATTGCCTTTCCTCATTACAAATTTTACAACGCGAAGGTGCCTCTTTATTTTCGGGATACTGAACTCCACATGTCGTGCAAATATAATGAACCATATTCCCACTCCCTTTTTAAATGTAATTGATTCTTTACCAATATTTTAATAAAAAACGAAAATAATTAAATCAATAATTGTGACTAAAATGAAGTCATACGAAAGTACGATTATTCCCCTTCTATTTAAGAATTTAGTCTAAGTACTATATTTTATATTTCTTCTTTCTGGGAAGTTAAATTTTTCAATCATTACATGAAAGAGTAACTCTATACGAAATAAATGAACCTATTCATAGTTTTTGTCACAAGTTTGACACAGTAGTATAAACTAATACACATCTGGGGTATAGTATATTTAAAGTAACGATAAAAAAGAATATTGAATAAATTCTTTTTTAATCGTTACTAGATTACATTTGTAATAACTTAAGGGGAGATTATAATGGAAATCGTTATTATGCTCTATGAAGGGATTACTGCATTAGATGCTATTGGTCCGTACGAAGTATTTGCAGCAGAAAGCAATAACAACATAAAGTTTGTTGCTAAAACTACGGGCTTAATTAAATTAGATTCAAAAATGGGCTATTTACATGCCGATTATAATTTTACTGAAGTTAATTCAGCTGATATCCTTATTATTCCTGGATGTCGCCCGCCTAACTTTAAACAACTTATGGAGGACGAAGAAACTCTCAATTGGATTCTCCAAATACATGAAACTACTAAATGGACTACAACTGTATGTACAGGTTCTTTAATCTTAGGTGCTACTGGCCTACTAAATGGTGTTAAAGCCACTAGTCATTGGAGCTCTTTTGACTTGCTTCGTTCTCTCGGGGCTATTCCAACTGAAGAGAGAGTCGTTCGCCATGAAAAAATCATAACAGCAGCTGGTGTATCTGCAGGTATTGATATGGCTCTCCAGTTGATGGCTTGGGAATTCGGAGATGAAAAGAGTAAAGCAGTTCAGCTCATGTTAGAATACGACCCACAGCCTCCTTTTGATACAGGTTCACCAAAAAAAGCATCCGCATCATTATTAGAAGAATTAAATTTGATGCTTGAAGATTTTCATAATAAAGTTTAAAACCTTCCAATTTTTCAAGAATGCAGTTGATACAAAATCTTGCATATTTTTGACCAAACTTTTTTACAGTTGTAAAAAAGTTTTTTTGCATTTCCCTACCTATAATTGCTAATATAGTAGAGTAGAACTTTTATAGAGAGAAGGAAAATTATGCACAATGGAATTCGAATGACAACTTTAGTAAAAAGGGCTATGTTGATTTGCGCTGGGGTATTATTTACATATGAGGCCGCTTTAGGATCGGTACATACTGCTCTAGCAAGTACAGAAGATGAAGCAAAGTCTGTTCAATTTGTAAGTGAAATTCAAACATCTCTTGCACCGAAAGAAGCTCCAAAACACTATAATGGGCAAGTTAGAAAAGTCGCTTACTTAACATTTGATGACGGTCCTGGAAAATACACAGCTGAGCTTTT
This region includes:
- a CDS encoding multidrug resistance efflux transporter family protein, which produces MKAIAIGILASFFFAFTFVLNRAMDLEGGSWIWSASLRYYFMVPMLLLIVMYRGNLKQLFQYMKNNPKEWLVWSIVGFGLFYAPLSFAGAFGPGWLVASTWQITIVAGILLTPFFAVDPLHKKLPMKELVMSGIILFGVVLMQVEHASSLGIRETILCVVPVLIAAFAYPLGNRKMMQVCKGELDVFQRVLGMTLASLPFWFLLSGYEVSTGGLPSSSQVFQCFIVAVSSGLIATVLFFFATDLVKDDPQKLATVEATQSGEVLFALVGELIWLSAPIPSSLSWVGMSLVIVGMILHSYVAVVVKKEEKITA
- a CDS encoding GNAT family N-acetyltransferase, translated to MIRLLTKEDAKKYWDLRLQALQVNPEAFITTYEEAIRQENPIERVEGNLTSTISCTLGAFNEEKLIGVVTLLTEEKVAYKHKGHIVAMYVDAQNRRNGLARELIANAIQRARDIQLEQLTLGVVSTNEPAKNLYESMGFKTYGIEKRAIKINGAYSDDEHMVLFL
- a CDS encoding GNAT family N-acetyltransferase, which gives rise to MKIPFVQLRELTLEDVEDRYQWSLDTEVTKHLVVPDQYPPFTREDTRKWIEACISRKNGYEQRAIVTENNIHIGWVDLKNFDKTNKNAELGITIGDKEYWGTGYGIASLYSILQLGFFDFELEKVWLRVDEDNLQARKSYEKAGFVCEGLMRNDRLRQKKFIHRYRYSMLKEEYQSIISGL
- a CDS encoding DNA alkylation repair protein gives rise to the protein MLLEEVMQQLEKYGTEQNRKTYKNHGAKEPLFGVSFANLKLLKKKIKKDHDLAISLWETKNMDAMTLATYILEPKNVTSEQLNSWIRDVDYYCLMDVLMTAICTSPIAIERMDEWTKSDDEWIGRAGWSLLANIAIKNKKLDDNFFMPYLEEIKVHIHNEKNRKREAMNSALIAIGIRNEALEQQAIEIAREIGKVKIDHGATSCKTPDAEPYIKKARERAEKRK
- a CDS encoding PLP-dependent cysteine synthase family protein is translated as MIVNHFEEFSKNVGNTPLIKLECEETKNLSIYAKCEWHNPTGSIKDRAALGMINKYLQEANKKQHILEYSGGSLARSIGYLCYYLGIECTLVLSSATGQSLLNELEYYGANVILVDKCKGFYAVIEKTIEISKQKQELYFLFQHYNNANLLSHIEGTGREIIAQMNGKPIHAWVASAGTGGTLIGVYKAVKKYTKNVELHLVMPAELPYGSEQPPNALKKYAGSGGFGLGRKQHFIEKEDNLIEKQWTYSYEETLYEMARFYKATGMKIGTSAAANLLAAKQLGKEKGANFNVVTVFPDAGSIEEWSDVKSLAKI
- a CDS encoding VOC family protein, producing MKNWVQFRIARPTDKFEEVISFYETGLGLKRIGEFHNHEGYDGVMFGLPGEEYHLEFTTHVNGSPCPAPTKDNLLVFYMPNKDEIEIIANRLSEMGYHEVEPENPYWIEKGTTIEDPDGWRIVLMNAFE
- a CDS encoding MBL fold metallo-hydrolase, translating into MVHYICTTCGVQYPENKEAPSRCKICNEERQYMNPMGQSWTTLETMQHSNLYKNEIIKEETGLYSITTKPKFAIGQTAFLIQSKTLNVLWDCISYLDDKTIQRIYDLGGIQAIALSHPHYYSTQVKWAETFHIPIYIHEDDKEWVVRPSKQIKFWSGEHLILSEELTLHRLGGHFKGGTVMHWKDGNEGKGILLSGDIIQVVSDRKWVSFMYSYPNLIPLPANKVRKMAEKVKGIQFSRLYNAFHGVVMEDANRAVQRSADRYIKALQGELFHT
- a CDS encoding DJ-1/PfpI family protein, coding for MEIVIMLYEGITALDAIGPYEVFAAESNNNIKFVAKTTGLIKLDSKMGYLHADYNFTEVNSADILIIPGCRPPNFKQLMEDEETLNWILQIHETTKWTTTVCTGSLILGATGLLNGVKATSHWSSFDLLRSLGAIPTEERVVRHEKIITAAGVSAGIDMALQLMAWEFGDEKSKAVQLMLEYDPQPPFDTGSPKKASASLLEELNLMLEDFHNKV